In Gimesia chilikensis, one DNA window encodes the following:
- a CDS encoding phosphoribosylanthranilate isomerase, protein MWTKICGIRDAETARMVADLGASALGLNFYAPSPRCISVETAGEIATAVSKNVALVGLFVNHSLEDIETICQSVSLDLLQLHGDETPEFLAELAERLPNLPLIRAFRVREANLESIAAYLSDCDRCGKRPDYLLIDAYSPDAFGGTGKVAPWAVIQEYYQFTEWPPLILAGGLTPENVAEAIAAVQPFGVDTASGVESAPGMKSEELVASFINRTKKA, encoded by the coding sequence ATGTGGACGAAAATCTGTGGCATTCGTGATGCCGAAACCGCCCGCATGGTGGCGGATCTGGGTGCCTCTGCACTCGGTTTGAATTTTTACGCCCCTTCACCGCGGTGCATTTCTGTTGAAACCGCTGGGGAAATCGCTACGGCCGTCTCGAAGAATGTCGCTCTGGTCGGATTGTTCGTGAATCACAGCCTGGAGGACATTGAAACAATCTGCCAGTCCGTTTCACTCGATCTACTGCAGTTGCACGGTGATGAAACGCCGGAATTCCTGGCGGAACTGGCGGAGCGACTGCCGAACCTGCCTTTGATCCGAGCATTTCGAGTGCGGGAAGCGAATCTCGAATCAATCGCCGCCTATCTATCTGACTGCGATCGCTGTGGCAAACGCCCGGATTACCTGCTGATCGACGCTTATTCACCAGATGCCTTTGGGGGGACCGGCAAAGTGGCTCCCTGGGCGGTGATTCAGGAATATTATCAGTTTACCGAGTGGCCGCCCCTGATTCTGGCGGGGGGACTGACCCCCGAGAATGTCGCGGAAGCCATCGCCGCGGTGCAGCCGTTTGGCGTGGATACCGCCAGCGGAGTGGAATCGGCACCGGGGATGAAAAGTGAGGAACTGGTGGCATCCTTTATCAATCGAACAAAAAAAGCGTGA
- a CDS encoding ATP-binding protein, translated as MLKRITLHNFMSHAFTEIELSPGLTVLTGPNNCGKSAFVSALQVLAENTSGDYMVRHGAKECRVIVETDDGHVIEWKRKKKVVSYTIDGQDFHRLRNNVPDILPEVLRLAKVKSGDSDEFDVHFGEQKSPIFLLGDRGSRAARFFASSSDASVLIEMQKRHRSKVKVAQQDYQRQQTEQKQNEATLKLLEPVPDLESELETLETQYQALQAETQQIQQLETLISELTKAETRVALCSRRVACLQVLPGPLEQEPERPLAALVQRWQTIQSGLQRSQTTVSALETLSDPPALQNESALAALIRDYQLQDRICQQSQATQNCLEPLEDPPQLTDPESLEKLIARLTAAEARTQRDRREAEILAECVSPPELVDGAKLAQFCQQWTAAETQFLERKQRHAEVKAEYEQARVELLHWVEENPTCPTCGGELEPDRFIQSAETGLKGHTHDA; from the coding sequence ATGTTGAAACGGATTACACTACATAACTTTATGAGCCACGCGTTTACCGAGATTGAGCTGTCGCCCGGACTCACCGTGCTGACGGGGCCCAATAACTGCGGTAAGTCGGCGTTCGTCTCTGCCCTGCAGGTACTGGCGGAAAATACCTCGGGCGATTACATGGTCAGGCACGGTGCCAAAGAGTGCCGCGTGATCGTGGAAACCGACGACGGCCACGTCATCGAATGGAAACGTAAAAAGAAGGTCGTCAGTTATACGATTGACGGGCAGGATTTCCATCGTCTCAGAAACAATGTCCCCGATATCCTCCCGGAAGTATTAAGACTGGCGAAAGTCAAGTCGGGGGACAGCGATGAATTCGATGTCCATTTCGGCGAGCAGAAATCGCCCATCTTTCTGCTGGGCGATCGGGGCAGTCGGGCCGCCCGCTTCTTTGCCTCCTCCTCGGATGCCTCCGTGCTGATCGAGATGCAGAAGCGGCACCGCAGCAAAGTCAAAGTGGCCCAGCAGGACTATCAGCGACAACAGACCGAGCAGAAACAGAACGAGGCCACACTGAAACTGCTGGAGCCCGTTCCCGATCTGGAATCCGAACTCGAGACCCTCGAAACACAATATCAGGCACTCCAGGCCGAAACGCAGCAGATTCAGCAGCTGGAAACGCTGATTTCGGAACTCACGAAAGCGGAAACCCGTGTCGCCCTCTGTTCCCGCCGGGTTGCCTGTCTGCAGGTACTACCCGGACCGCTGGAGCAGGAACCGGAACGCCCCCTCGCAGCACTGGTCCAGCGCTGGCAGACGATTCAAAGCGGGCTGCAGCGCTCACAGACGACTGTCTCCGCATTGGAGACATTAAGCGATCCCCCTGCGCTGCAAAATGAATCGGCACTCGCTGCTCTGATCAGAGATTATCAACTGCAGGATCGCATCTGCCAGCAGTCACAGGCGACACAGAATTGCCTGGAACCGCTGGAAGATCCTCCCCAGCTGACCGACCCTGAAAGTCTGGAGAAGCTGATCGCCAGATTGACGGCCGCAGAAGCCCGCACGCAACGGGATCGGAGAGAAGCCGAGATCCTCGCAGAATGCGTTTCTCCACCGGAACTGGTCGATGGTGCGAAGCTCGCGCAGTTCTGTCAGCAGTGGACTGCCGCGGAGACACAGTTTCTGGAGCGGAAGCAGAGACACGCTGAAGTCAAAGCCGAATACGAACAGGCCCGCGTCGAACTGCTCCACTGGGTGGAAGAGAATCCCACGTGCCCCACGTGTGGCGGAGAACTGGAGCCGGATCGCTTCATTCAGTCAGCCGAAACCGGATTGAAGGGGCACACACATGACGCCTGA
- a CDS encoding efflux RND transporter periplasmic adaptor subunit, with protein sequence MKHVLYTMLLTAGCSLGYAGTTLLAEDKATEKKATEKKPTANPEAAISVGECRIKLIDRVILGSDRPGVLEFVEPNEGERVTKGQVIAGLKSDALKAARRTAEKKATNDIEIRYSKKARDTAYVELEMNKDINKRVPNTISVLDIKRLTLNAEKSDLQIEQAELEFDMNKLQLDEIDAQLEEMKVIAPFDGIVTKKFRSTGEVVRHGDEVLELVSTNRVKVEGYVNIQDTWKFHVGTPVEVQLDIHGVRLPVENETFNGKITFIDVEVEPIHGKSIRVWAEVENPENILKAGYMATMKILPDKSEPKVAQGSPAKNIED encoded by the coding sequence ATGAAACACGTGTTGTACACAATGCTGCTGACCGCAGGTTGCAGTCTCGGATATGCAGGAACGACCCTGCTGGCCGAAGACAAAGCCACCGAAAAGAAAGCCACCGAAAAGAAACCGACTGCAAATCCCGAAGCTGCCATCTCCGTTGGTGAGTGCCGGATTAAACTGATCGACCGCGTCATCCTCGGTAGCGATCGTCCCGGCGTACTCGAGTTTGTCGAACCCAACGAAGGGGAGCGAGTCACAAAGGGCCAGGTGATCGCAGGCTTAAAAAGCGATGCCCTCAAGGCAGCCCGCCGGACAGCAGAGAAGAAAGCCACAAACGATATTGAAATTCGCTATTCCAAGAAAGCCCGGGACACCGCCTACGTCGAACTGGAAATGAACAAGGATATTAATAAACGGGTTCCCAACACGATTTCCGTACTCGATATCAAACGCCTGACCCTGAACGCCGAAAAAAGCGATCTGCAAATCGAACAGGCAGAGCTGGAATTCGATATGAATAAGCTGCAACTCGATGAAATCGACGCCCAGCTCGAAGAAATGAAAGTCATCGCTCCCTTTGACGGCATCGTCACCAAAAAATTCCGTTCGACCGGCGAAGTCGTCCGTCACGGTGATGAAGTTCTGGAACTGGTCAGCACCAACCGGGTCAAAGTGGAAGGTTATGTGAATATCCAGGATACCTGGAAGTTTCATGTGGGAACGCCCGTCGAAGTCCAACTGGACATTCATGGTGTGCGTCTGCCTGTTGAGAACGAAACCTTCAACGGCAAAATTACTTTTATCGATGTCGAAGTCGAACCCATCCACGGGAAATCAATTCGGGTCTGGGCCGAAGTCGAAAATCCGGAAAACATTCTCAAAGCAGGCTACATGGCCACAATGAAAATCCTGCCGGATAAATCAGAACCCAAAGTGGCGCAGGGAAGCCCGGCAAAGAATATTGAGGACTAA
- a CDS encoding lactonase family protein, translating to MLAPTQYFLCFALFSGAVCSTLLTQTASGAEQYRVYVGTYTRGSDSKGIYQLLLDSKTGKLTHVDVTENSVNPSFLAISPNQKYLYAVNEINDFEGQKAGAVSSYAIAADSGKLTFLNQHSSRGGSPCHLVVDATGKFVLVANYSGGNICTLPIQKDGSLGPSSAFVQHTGSSVNAARQKAPHAHSINLDPKNRHAVVADLGIDELRVYDFSAADGSLTPNAVPGIKMAPGAGPRHFAFHPSGKWGYVINELNLTVTAMKYNQKTGVFEILQNITTVPEGTKRKGNSTAQVLVHPSGKFLYGSNRGPNTIAMYGIDQKTGELTSLGYQPTGGAIPRNFNIDPSGKFLLAANQDSNNVVVFKIDQKTGVLEPTGHEIDVPKPVCIQFLPIGGTP from the coding sequence ATGCTCGCGCCGACCCAATATTTCCTGTGCTTCGCTCTCTTTTCCGGAGCCGTCTGCTCCACCTTACTGACACAAACCGCATCCGGGGCTGAGCAATATCGGGTTTATGTGGGCACCTATACCCGCGGCAGCGACAGCAAGGGGATCTACCAGTTGCTGCTGGACAGCAAGACGGGCAAGCTGACGCACGTGGATGTCACGGAAAACAGCGTGAATCCCTCGTTTCTGGCGATTTCGCCCAATCAGAAATATCTCTACGCTGTTAATGAAATTAATGATTTCGAAGGCCAGAAAGCGGGTGCTGTCAGCTCGTATGCGATTGCCGCAGACAGTGGCAAGCTGACGTTTCTCAACCAGCATTCTTCCCGGGGAGGATCTCCCTGTCACCTGGTAGTAGATGCGACTGGTAAGTTCGTGCTCGTGGCCAACTATTCCGGCGGTAATATCTGCACGCTGCCGATCCAGAAAGATGGTTCCCTCGGCCCCAGTTCTGCTTTTGTCCAACACACCGGTTCCAGTGTGAATGCAGCCCGTCAGAAAGCACCGCACGCACATTCGATTAATCTGGATCCCAAGAACCGTCATGCGGTTGTCGCCGATCTGGGCATTGACGAACTGCGCGTCTACGATTTTTCTGCAGCCGACGGCAGCCTGACTCCGAACGCGGTACCGGGCATCAAAATGGCTCCGGGAGCCGGTCCGCGGCACTTTGCCTTTCATCCAAGCGGGAAATGGGGTTATGTCATTAACGAGCTGAACCTGACCGTGACCGCCATGAAATACAATCAAAAGACGGGTGTCTTTGAGATTCTGCAGAATATCACCACCGTTCCAGAAGGAACGAAACGGAAAGGGAATTCCACAGCGCAGGTTCTGGTGCATCCCTCTGGAAAATTCCTGTATGGCTCCAACCGGGGCCCGAACACGATTGCCATGTATGGAATCGATCAGAAAACGGGCGAACTGACGTCCCTGGGTTATCAGCCGACCGGCGGTGCGATTCCGCGGAACTTCAATATCGACCCGAGTGGGAAATTCCTGCTGGCCGCGAACCAGGATTCGAATAACGTCGTCGTATTCAAGATCGATCAGAAAACGGGAGTGCTGGAACCGACGGGGCATGAAATCGACGTTCCCAAGCCGGTCTGTATTCAGTTTCTGCCGATCGGCGGTACTCCCTGA
- a CDS encoding POT family MFS transporter — translation MTSPTYKTAPVPSTKMPNGIPYIVGNEAAERFSYYGMRGILVIFMTQYLLNAEGMKDYMSDEQATKYFHLFVAAVYFFPLLGSIISDVFWGKYRTILTLSIVYCFGHLALAIDETRTGLLVGLTLIAIGAGGIKPCVSAHVGDQFGKKNQHLLSRVFGWFYLSINMGAFVASLLIPVILKNYGPHYAFGLPGILMLIATILFWLGRNEFVHIPASGWEKFRSETFGKEGLQALLNLSVLYYVFLPVFWSLFDQTGSSWVLQGTKMKHMIGSYELGAAEIQALNPLFILILVPTFTYVIYPLIDKVFPLTPLRKISIGFFLAAASFAISALLESWIIHAPDNPPHILWQAIPYLVLTSAEVMVSITCLEFSYTQAPKSMKSFIMSLFFLSMTVGNLLTAGVNEVIMVDEQSSYLEGARYFWFFSGLMLVAAVLFVFVAQRYKGKTYIQDDAIDEAQAEEEGIQ, via the coding sequence ATGACATCGCCAACTTATAAGACTGCTCCTGTCCCTTCCACCAAAATGCCGAACGGGATTCCCTATATTGTTGGCAACGAAGCGGCCGAACGCTTCAGTTATTATGGGATGCGGGGCATACTCGTAATCTTCATGACACAGTATCTGCTCAATGCAGAGGGCATGAAAGATTACATGAGCGATGAACAGGCGACGAAATACTTTCATCTGTTTGTGGCTGCCGTCTACTTCTTCCCACTCCTGGGGTCCATTATCTCCGATGTGTTCTGGGGCAAATATCGGACGATTCTGACTCTGTCGATCGTCTACTGTTTCGGCCACTTGGCGCTGGCCATTGATGAAACGCGAACGGGGCTGCTGGTCGGCCTGACTTTGATCGCCATTGGCGCTGGGGGGATCAAGCCCTGTGTCTCTGCCCATGTGGGAGATCAGTTCGGCAAGAAAAATCAGCATCTGCTCAGCCGGGTCTTTGGCTGGTTCTATCTGTCGATCAACATGGGGGCCTTTGTCGCTTCCTTATTGATTCCGGTGATCCTTAAGAACTATGGACCTCATTACGCGTTTGGACTGCCGGGTATCTTGATGCTGATCGCCACCATCCTGTTCTGGCTGGGACGCAATGAATTTGTGCACATTCCCGCTTCGGGCTGGGAGAAGTTTCGCTCGGAAACATTTGGTAAGGAAGGACTGCAGGCGCTGTTGAATCTGTCGGTACTCTATTATGTGTTTCTCCCCGTCTTCTGGTCGCTCTTCGATCAGACGGGATCTTCCTGGGTGCTCCAGGGAACAAAGATGAAACACATGATTGGTAGCTATGAGCTGGGAGCGGCCGAAATACAGGCACTCAATCCCCTGTTTATTTTAATCCTGGTGCCGACGTTTACGTATGTGATTTACCCCTTGATCGACAAAGTCTTTCCACTCACGCCCCTGCGGAAAATCTCCATCGGTTTCTTTCTGGCAGCCGCCTCGTTTGCCATCAGCGCCCTGCTTGAATCATGGATCATCCATGCTCCTGATAACCCTCCTCACATACTCTGGCAGGCGATTCCCTATCTGGTTTTGACTTCTGCAGAAGTCATGGTTTCGATTACCTGCCTTGAATTTTCCTATACTCAGGCTCCCAAATCGATGAAGTCATTCATCATGTCACTCTTCTTTCTTTCCATGACGGTGGGGAATCTGCTGACTGCGGGTGTGAATGAAGTCATTATGGTTGATGAGCAGAGCTCATACCTGGAAGGCGCCAGATACTTCTGGTTCTTTTCCGGACTGATGCTGGTGGCCGCGGTACTGTTTGTGTTCGTCGCGCAGCGTTATAAAGGAAAAACATATATTCAGGATGATGCTATCGATGAGGCGCAGGCTGAGGAAGAGGGGATTCAGTGA
- a CDS encoding metallophosphoesterase, translating into MTPEEYQGVLLIGDPHVEGRVPGFRRDDYPRVVLEKIKWCLQTAQEQSLLPVILGDLFHVPRDNQNWLLCELLTLFETPVYGIYGNHDCRENQLNEHDTLSILIQAGRYRLLSTENPWRGTMAGRSVIVGGTSWGHKLPKADAFEHETDSPLIVWVTHHDLLVPGYEEQGHLRPYEITGVEYVVNGHIHRRLEDVQKGQTTWVTPGNIIRRSRSDATRAHIPSVLKLEATADGWRRSQVEIPHAAFDEVFHPEMEDETEEGVPSAFISGLAELQSRRTDTGAGLKLFLEKNLPQFETTVAAEIQKLADEVSRDDE; encoded by the coding sequence ATGACGCCTGAAGAATATCAAGGTGTGCTCCTGATCGGCGATCCCCACGTGGAAGGGCGGGTTCCCGGCTTTCGCAGGGACGATTATCCCCGCGTCGTGCTGGAGAAAATCAAGTGGTGTCTGCAGACGGCGCAGGAACAAAGCTTACTTCCCGTGATCCTGGGTGACCTGTTTCATGTTCCCCGCGACAATCAGAACTGGCTGCTGTGTGAACTGCTGACCTTATTCGAAACTCCTGTGTACGGCATTTACGGTAATCATGACTGCCGTGAAAACCAGTTGAACGAACACGACACGCTCAGCATCCTCATCCAGGCGGGCCGCTATCGTCTGCTCTCAACCGAAAATCCCTGGCGAGGCACCATGGCAGGCCGTTCCGTGATTGTGGGAGGCACTTCCTGGGGACACAAACTTCCCAAGGCAGACGCCTTTGAGCACGAAACCGATTCGCCGCTGATCGTCTGGGTGACCCACCACGATCTGCTCGTTCCCGGCTACGAGGAACAGGGGCACCTGCGTCCCTATGAAATTACAGGCGTGGAATATGTCGTCAACGGCCACATTCATCGTCGGCTCGAAGACGTGCAGAAAGGGCAGACGACCTGGGTGACTCCGGGGAATATCATCCGGCGTTCGCGCAGCGATGCGACCCGGGCGCATATTCCTTCTGTCCTGAAACTCGAAGCGACCGCAGACGGCTGGCGACGTTCCCAGGTGGAAATCCCCCATGCCGCCTTTGATGAAGTCTTTCATCCGGAAATGGAAGACGAAACCGAGGAAGGCGTGCCGTCCGCTTTTATTTCGGGGCTGGCCGAATTACAGTCTCGGAGAACGGATACGGGAGCAGGGCTGAAACTGTTCCTGGAAAAAAATCTGCCCCAGTTTGAAACTACCGTGGCAGCAGAAATACAGAAATTAGCAGATGAGGTTTCCCGCGATGACGAATGA
- a CDS encoding DNA repair protein gives MTSQSDSETEPGELRSPMSLQRRCWKLSAVREQKEKDQAQLKQQLQETEQYLGISEQVTEALETLSGQLFEQELQMIQEKLTIALQEVLEQPLKLKAVAEWKRNAATVEFQIEREGNTEDIMRGQGGSVANILSVGLRMFALMTLDETEHRRVLVLDEQDCWLRPDLVPRLVKIIHEAGQALGFQIIMISHHDPVMFERYADTIFQFTPSPEGVKVERVETDRQQQEST, from the coding sequence ATGACTTCTCAATCTGATTCCGAGACCGAGCCCGGGGAACTGCGGTCTCCCATGAGCCTGCAGCGCCGCTGTTGGAAGCTCTCCGCGGTGCGCGAACAGAAAGAGAAAGACCAGGCCCAGCTCAAACAACAATTGCAGGAAACGGAACAGTACCTGGGGATCTCTGAGCAGGTCACCGAAGCCCTGGAGACCTTAAGCGGTCAGCTGTTCGAGCAGGAACTGCAGATGATTCAGGAGAAACTGACGATCGCCCTCCAGGAAGTTCTGGAACAGCCGCTCAAGCTCAAGGCGGTCGCTGAATGGAAACGCAACGCCGCCACGGTCGAATTTCAGATCGAACGGGAAGGCAATACGGAAGACATTATGCGGGGGCAGGGGGGCTCGGTGGCCAACATCCTCTCGGTCGGCCTGCGGATGTTTGCGCTCATGACGCTGGATGAAACAGAACACCGGCGGGTACTTGTTCTGGACGAACAGGATTGCTGGCTCCGTCCCGATCTGGTACCACGGTTAGTGAAAATTATTCATGAGGCGGGGCAGGCACTCGGCTTCCAGATTATCATGATCAGTCACCACGATCCGGTAATGTTTGAACGTTATGCTGACACCATTTTCCAATTCACTCCCTCTCCCGAAGGGGTAAAGGTAGAACGCGTGGAAACGGATCGGCAGCAGCAAGAATCAACCTGA
- a CDS encoding efflux RND transporter periplasmic adaptor subunit gives MTSTQSPTQTRERVIRIAREIEEFAHSNVAPETFFREFLRRVVAGLGATAGAAWLIDESGRLTIKSEVNLADTGFYEEPEAILKNQRLLSDVVSTAEARIFTADGESDVHLPTDNLIVVAALTIRKKPVGVIEIFQRSNAPKQAHSGYLQFVEQMSGYASHYLTERDKANQSDASLEVWEEVDQFVQQLHRSLDLSEVAATVVNDGRQLLNADRVSLAMQYGRKTVIEAINGQDKVNKRANTVRLLSKLSNKVLAMREAFIYSGSVDAIPPQIEEPLADYLQESGTRMIMIVPLFEPEKIVKNDDEALGRTSDKPRKLIGGLIVEQITDSQPRPHLESRADLLSGHIASGIANSRNYESIFLMPLWRMVGRIFASLRGKTLVKTLVVIALLVAAGVTLAMVPYDYRVNCDGRLMPTIQREVFTNWEGEVVKIHVESGQQVKKGDLLVEIRNEDLKAQAVDAENKLNELRLSMLAVNAQLQSDSNNKRPVEDIINLRGKLFETRTQIAGTERHLEILNERLDKLNVRAPIDGVVTTFQVEQLLINRPVQRGELLMEIMDPNGPWQLELDVEEKRMGHILRAAEKKGDIELPVEFILATSNELTYEGEVTEISTRANHAEEVGSIVETYATFDEEALPMLRIGAEVSAKIDCGERSLFYVLFGDVVETARRYFWF, from the coding sequence ATGACCAGCACTCAATCGCCCACTCAGACCCGTGAACGCGTCATTCGTATTGCGCGGGAAATCGAAGAGTTTGCTCATTCCAACGTCGCCCCCGAGACATTCTTCCGTGAATTTCTCAGACGCGTGGTAGCCGGACTGGGAGCAACGGCAGGTGCTGCCTGGTTAATCGATGAAAGCGGTCGGTTGACGATCAAAAGTGAAGTCAATCTGGCAGACACCGGTTTCTACGAAGAACCAGAGGCGATTCTGAAGAACCAGCGTCTGCTCTCTGATGTCGTTTCCACGGCTGAAGCGCGCATCTTTACCGCCGACGGTGAGAGCGATGTCCACCTCCCCACCGATAACCTGATTGTGGTGGCAGCGTTGACGATTCGCAAAAAACCGGTCGGTGTCATCGAAATCTTCCAGCGGTCGAATGCTCCTAAACAGGCTCACTCAGGTTACCTGCAGTTTGTCGAGCAGATGTCGGGCTATGCCTCGCATTATCTGACAGAGCGCGACAAAGCCAATCAGTCGGATGCATCCCTCGAAGTCTGGGAAGAAGTCGACCAGTTCGTCCAACAGCTGCACCGCAGCCTGGATTTGTCTGAAGTCGCGGCGACCGTCGTGAATGATGGTCGTCAGCTCCTGAATGCTGACCGCGTCAGCCTGGCGATGCAGTACGGCAGAAAAACAGTCATCGAAGCAATCAACGGACAGGACAAAGTCAACAAGCGGGCCAACACGGTCCGACTGCTCTCCAAGCTCTCCAACAAAGTTCTGGCAATGCGTGAGGCCTTTATCTACTCAGGGTCGGTCGATGCGATTCCCCCGCAGATTGAAGAGCCCCTGGCCGACTACCTGCAGGAAAGCGGAACCCGCATGATCATGATCGTGCCGCTTTTCGAACCGGAAAAAATTGTCAAAAATGATGACGAAGCCCTGGGGCGTACCAGCGATAAACCTCGCAAACTGATTGGCGGTCTGATCGTTGAACAGATCACCGACAGCCAGCCGCGACCTCATCTGGAAAGCCGCGCTGATCTGCTGTCGGGGCACATCGCCAGCGGGATTGCCAATTCCCGCAACTACGAGAGCATTTTCCTGATGCCGCTCTGGCGGATGGTCGGACGCATCTTTGCTTCGCTGCGTGGTAAAACTCTCGTCAAAACCCTGGTCGTGATCGCACTGCTTGTCGCTGCCGGCGTGACACTGGCGATGGTTCCCTATGATTATCGAGTCAACTGTGACGGTCGACTGATGCCGACCATTCAGCGGGAAGTCTTTACCAACTGGGAAGGCGAAGTCGTCAAGATTCATGTAGAGAGTGGACAGCAGGTGAAAAAAGGTGACCTGCTGGTGGAAATCCGCAACGAAGACCTGAAAGCCCAGGCCGTAGATGCGGAAAACAAACTGAACGAACTCCGCCTGTCGATGCTGGCAGTGAATGCCCAGCTTCAATCGGACTCCAACAATAAACGCCCGGTGGAAGATATCATCAATCTCCGTGGTAAATTATTTGAAACACGCACCCAGATCGCAGGTACCGAACGGCATCTGGAGATTCTGAACGAGCGACTCGACAAACTGAATGTGCGGGCTCCCATCGATGGCGTTGTCACCACATTCCAGGTGGAACAGCTGCTGATTAACCGTCCGGTGCAGCGGGGTGAACTGCTGATGGAGATCATGGATCCCAACGGTCCCTGGCAGCTGGAACTGGACGTGGAAGAAAAACGGATGGGGCACATCCTCCGAGCGGCTGAGAAGAAGGGCGATATCGAGTTGCCCGTCGAATTCATTCTGGCAACGTCCAACGAACTGACCTACGAAGGGGAAGTCACCGAAATCTCAACACGGGCCAATCACGCCGAAGAGGTAGGGTCGATTGTGGAAACCTATGCCACATTTGATGAAGAAGCACTGCCGATGCTGCGAATTGGTGCTGAAGTGAGTGCCAAGATCGACTGCGGTGAACGCAGCCTGTTCTATGTGCTGTTCGGTGATGTGGTGGAAACCGCCCGTCGTTACTTCTGGTTCTAA